The Sporocytophaga myxococcoides genome includes a window with the following:
- a CDS encoding RNA polymerase sigma factor: protein MNDSKILELLRLGKHSPAFDILYNAYPPICKFIKNHGGSDDDARDIFQEALIIFCRRAEQPNFQLTSKISTYLFSVCKFLWKDKLQKENRYIHSYDFDQAADESDLTEEYQQEQKYRFLDNVLYAISAKCKEILEAYYFHKWSMLLIADRLGYGSEASVKNQKYKCLEKARKIAKQEQLSFNQTEEA, encoded by the coding sequence ATGAATGATTCAAAAATCTTAGAATTATTACGGCTGGGCAAGCATTCTCCCGCATTTGATATACTGTATAATGCATATCCTCCTATCTGCAAGTTTATAAAGAACCATGGAGGTTCTGATGATGATGCCCGGGATATATTTCAGGAGGCATTAATAATTTTTTGCCGAAGAGCTGAACAACCTAACTTTCAGTTGACTTCAAAGATAAGTACATACCTTTTCAGTGTGTGTAAATTTTTATGGAAAGACAAACTTCAAAAGGAAAATCGCTATATCCATTCCTACGATTTTGATCAGGCTGCAGACGAATCGGATTTAACAGAAGAGTATCAACAAGAACAGAAATACCGGTTTCTTGACAATGTATTATATGCAATAAGCGCCAAATGCAAAGAAATTCTGGAAGCTTACTATTTTCATAAATGGAGCATGCTACTAATTGCGGATAGACTGGGCTATGGTTCGGAAGCATCTGTCAAAAACCAGAAATACAAATGCCTGGAGAAAGCAAGGAAGATAGCCAAACAGGAACAATTATCATTTAATCAAACGGAGGAGGCCTGA
- a CDS encoding DUF6567 family protein: MKNFYLAISFIAFLSSCAFHSGNVSSGSIVDCPMKTIITGQASTSKFLGLGGLSKNALIVDAKQDLYRKISVKKNLKLTNFSVDFKTTYILFYSSTIATVSADLFDCSGTEDSSPNADSDNQSMIGGLLPGDSIIYEYNGFHKGLVSKHLSKERCAITFQYNNGRLKKQNVSQNVIFKITEHTSNKNYFGYDIGEKASVEVLNLKTNTKTVKPCTIIGLNENKLLISYNKEDGQERILSVDKSLIRQ; the protein is encoded by the coding sequence ATGAAAAATTTTTATCTGGCTATTTCATTTATAGCATTTTTATCCTCATGCGCCTTTCACTCAGGAAATGTGTCTTCGGGATCCATAGTTGATTGCCCTATGAAGACCATCATAACAGGTCAGGCATCTACCTCTAAATTTTTAGGATTGGGAGGATTAAGTAAAAATGCTTTGATTGTGGATGCCAAGCAAGACCTTTACAGAAAAATTAGTGTCAAAAAGAATTTAAAGCTTACCAATTTTTCAGTTGATTTTAAGACTACTTACATTCTTTTTTATTCTTCAACCATTGCAACAGTGTCTGCAGACCTTTTTGACTGTAGTGGTACAGAAGATTCTTCTCCTAATGCTGACTCTGACAATCAATCTATGATTGGAGGGCTATTACCAGGAGACAGCATTATATATGAGTACAATGGCTTCCATAAAGGATTGGTATCAAAACATCTGAGTAAAGAAAGATGTGCCATTACTTTCCAATACAACAATGGTCGTCTCAAAAAGCAAAATGTGAGTCAAAATGTTATATTTAAAATAACAGAACATACTTCCAACAAAAACTACTTTGGCTATGACATAGGGGAAAAGGCTTCTGTAGAAGTTCTAAACCTTAAAACAAATACCAAGACTGTTAAGCCTTGTACTATTATAGGCTTAAATGAAAACAAGCTTTTGATTTCTTATAATAAGGAAGACGGGCAAGAAAGAATTTTAAGCGTTGATAAGAGTTTAATAAGACAATAA
- a CDS encoding 2,3-bisphosphoglycerate-dependent phosphoglycerate mutase, whose amino-acid sequence MAQLIIVRHGQSVWNLENRFTGMTDVDLTPLGREEAKQAGILLKPYNFEIAFTSVLRRAIETLNIILRECDKIRIPVFGSPALNERHYGDLQGLNKKQTELKYGEQQFLLWRRSYDVAPPHGESLKDTRNRVVPYYQKEIESKLKAGKNILISAHGNSLRALMMYMENISPEEIPNITLATGVPRVYEFDQDMKVLKVFNL is encoded by the coding sequence ATGGCGCAATTGATTATCGTTCGACACGGGCAATCTGTCTGGAATCTTGAAAACAGGTTTACAGGAATGACAGATGTAGACCTGACACCGCTGGGAAGAGAAGAGGCAAAACAGGCAGGTATATTGTTAAAGCCTTATAACTTTGAAATAGCTTTTACTTCTGTACTAAGAAGGGCTATAGAAACTTTAAATATCATTCTGAGGGAATGTGATAAAATAAGAATACCGGTATTCGGTTCACCTGCATTGAATGAGCGACATTATGGGGACTTGCAGGGGTTGAATAAAAAGCAGACAGAGCTAAAATACGGAGAGCAACAGTTTCTGTTATGGAGAAGGAGTTATGACGTTGCACCTCCTCATGGAGAAAGTCTGAAGGATACCAGAAATCGAGTGGTTCCTTACTATCAGAAAGAAATTGAATCGAAGCTAAAAGCAGGTAAAAATATTCTTATCTCTGCACATGGAAATAGCCTCCGAGCATTAATGATGTATATGGAAAATATTAGTCCTGAAGAGATTCCGAATATTACGTTAGCCACAGGAGTGCCAAGAGTGTATGAGTTTGATCAGGATATGAAGGTTTTAAAAGTTTTTAATTTGTAG
- a CDS encoding signal peptidase II, translating into MEKFTVEMIELYLEDKLDSGERIKMDEAMAINPELKEELMLQKVLVQKLKDQALRSLIHDAHLRHLNSGNSGFLSGGKWIFGIIFSVIVVAGLILYLFTKNENKDLNNKEVVGISNKENIISSISQGTLETANENFPELPFMVYRFFAEKGAIIKDRRSGAVIKVPANILTRKDGTIVRGEVMLKYREFRTWADFALSGIPMTYKEQNFDSEGMFEIYALQNGDTLGIMNNAEISMEYVMTKDGEGIGFYKLSEESKEWEFIHPIESKIRDEADTVMSLMTESINRSYKGPFIRSLIYQKTAIGGNALPAEPRKDFNTQFADKNYKQIAGVDTNTSNRIVVEEINKQLKKKESKLVSFLKRIFLSGGAITIPINTNEAPKVDTSLSIVVKDKRYTIYENGRNVVMGELASLKGTQFVYDGDDVFDRLTNLTFYDVRLTRDTTVLNRFYLELKTDGKILMYQLRLSKPDFTSFEEYEKQQKLRILTYDKRITLKEKEYQELIKLSNERSRVLDSLSFYGNESIFRMARLIMTEDELNMSQREWFASLDTNRALRKRIDSHLDSIKAYGDNADQYINKLARERKLDLFRSGLNRVINQGINELVIPGQYIDPLVRNLKIKGFGVYNCDQVYRIKRPILIKGKYVTEDKVEISNFKGLSLIDPNINAAFSFDPKIFQCSSTGDNMLLLFTRNNKIYFFDRSKWKTKQVKRGGVYTFEMTDITDRVRTSEDLQRILEGNLL; encoded by the coding sequence ATGGAAAAGTTTACAGTAGAAATGATTGAGCTTTATCTTGAAGATAAACTGGATTCTGGAGAAAGAATAAAAATGGACGAAGCCATGGCTATAAATCCGGAGCTTAAAGAAGAATTGATGCTTCAGAAAGTTTTGGTTCAGAAACTTAAAGATCAGGCATTAAGGTCATTGATACATGATGCCCATTTACGTCATCTAAATTCAGGGAACTCAGGCTTCTTATCAGGAGGTAAATGGATCTTTGGAATTATATTCTCAGTAATTGTAGTAGCTGGTTTAATACTTTATTTATTCACAAAGAATGAGAACAAGGACTTGAATAATAAAGAGGTAGTGGGGATCAGTAACAAAGAGAATATAATCTCTTCTATTAGTCAAGGAACACTGGAAACAGCAAATGAAAACTTTCCTGAGTTGCCATTTATGGTCTATAGGTTTTTCGCAGAGAAAGGTGCAATAATAAAAGATCGCAGATCTGGAGCTGTTATCAAAGTGCCTGCTAATATCTTAACCCGTAAAGATGGTACAATTGTAAGAGGCGAAGTCATGTTGAAATATCGTGAGTTCAGAACCTGGGCCGATTTTGCTTTGTCAGGAATTCCCATGACATATAAAGAACAGAATTTTGATTCTGAGGGGATGTTTGAAATATATGCTTTACAAAATGGAGATACATTAGGTATTATGAATAATGCTGAAATATCTATGGAATATGTAATGACTAAAGATGGAGAAGGAATTGGATTTTATAAGCTAAGTGAAGAAAGCAAAGAATGGGAGTTCATACATCCGATAGAAAGTAAAATAAGGGATGAAGCTGATACCGTTATGTCTCTAATGACGGAATCTATAAATCGATCTTATAAAGGTCCCTTCATACGGTCATTAATTTATCAAAAAACAGCTATAGGGGGGAATGCTTTGCCTGCAGAGCCGAGAAAGGATTTTAATACTCAGTTTGCTGATAAAAATTACAAACAAATAGCTGGTGTTGATACAAATACTTCGAATCGTATAGTGGTCGAAGAAATTAACAAGCAGCTGAAGAAAAAAGAATCAAAACTCGTTTCCTTCCTCAAAAGAATTTTTCTTTCCGGTGGAGCTATTACAATTCCTATTAACACGAACGAAGCCCCAAAGGTGGATACAAGTCTGAGTATTGTGGTTAAAGATAAAAGGTATACTATTTACGAAAATGGCAGGAATGTAGTAATGGGAGAACTGGCATCTTTAAAGGGAACGCAGTTTGTTTATGATGGTGATGATGTTTTTGATCGACTTACTAATCTAACTTTTTACGATGTACGTCTTACAAGAGATACAACTGTCTTGAATAGATTTTATCTTGAACTAAAGACAGATGGAAAAATCTTAATGTATCAATTGAGATTGAGCAAGCCTGACTTTACATCTTTTGAAGAATATGAGAAGCAGCAAAAACTACGTATACTCACTTACGATAAAAGAATAACCCTTAAAGAAAAAGAATACCAGGAGTTAATTAAATTAAGTAATGAAAGATCAAGGGTGCTTGATAGCCTAAGTTTTTATGGAAATGAAAGTATATTCCGAATGGCGCGTCTCATTATGACTGAAGATGAACTGAATATGTCACAGAGAGAATGGTTTGCTTCACTGGATACAAACAGAGCATTACGGAAAAGAATAGATTCGCATCTGGATTCCATTAAAGCATATGGAGATAATGCGGATCAATATATAAATAAGCTTGCAAGAGAGCGTAAGTTAGACCTTTTTAGATCTGGTTTAAATCGGGTAATTAATCAAGGTATAAATGAACTGGTCATTCCTGGTCAATATATTGATCCTCTCGTGCGCAATTTAAAGATAAAAGGCTTTGGGGTATATAATTGTGATCAGGTATACCGAATAAAAAGACCGATCTTAATTAAAGGAAAGTATGTAACAGAAGACAAAGTTGAAATAAGCAATTTCAAAGGACTTTCTCTTATTGATCCGAATATAAATGCTGCGTTTAGTTTTGATCCGAAGATATTTCAATGCAGTTCGACAGGAGATAATATGTTATTACTTTTTACAAGGAATAATAAAATCTATTTCTTTGATAGAAGCAAATGGAAAACTAAACAAGTTAAAAGAGGAGGAGTGTATACTTTTGAGATGACAGACATCACTGATAGAGTACGAACCTCCGAAGATTTACAAAGAATATTAGAAGGTAATTTATTGTAG
- a CDS encoding prolyl hydroxylase family protein — MNAIFHTDQIWSIENFLSRSECNDLITLSENIGFKEAEVSLPSGAKMIKSLRNNERVLHSDIGLASMLWTRLEDFCPKDLDNSFPLGLNEQFRFYKYELDQRFKRHIDGRFRRNETEESRITFMIYLNEEYEGGETAFDEVTIFPRTGMALCFIHELKHEGCPVKKGVKYALRSDVMYKLMAS; from the coding sequence ATGAATGCAATTTTTCACACCGATCAAATCTGGTCTATTGAAAACTTCCTTTCCAGGTCAGAGTGTAATGACCTGATAACACTGAGTGAAAATATCGGATTTAAAGAAGCTGAAGTTAGCCTTCCTTCCGGCGCAAAGATGATCAAGAGTTTAAGAAACAATGAAAGAGTACTCCATTCAGATATTGGCCTCGCCTCTATGCTTTGGACCAGGCTCGAAGACTTTTGTCCTAAAGATCTTGACAACTCTTTTCCTTTAGGGTTAAATGAACAATTCAGATTTTATAAGTATGAACTGGATCAGAGATTTAAAAGACATATCGATGGTAGATTCAGAAGAAACGAAACAGAAGAAAGCCGTATCACATTTATGATCTATTTAAATGAGGAATATGAAGGAGGAGAAACAGCATTTGATGAGGTGACAATTTTCCCAAGAACAGGTATGGCATTGTGCTTTATTCATGAATTGAAGCATGAAGGCTGCCCTGTGAAGAAAGGTGTAAAATATGCGCTAAGATCAGATGTGATGTATAAATTGATGGCTTCATAA
- the ligD gene encoding DNA ligase D, protein MGLQEYRKKRAFDETPEPQGEEKEGEGRLSFVVQKHDASHLHYDFRLEIDGVLKSWAVPKGPSLNNKDKRLAMMVEDHPIEYGSFEGIIPKGNYGGGTVMLWDRGVFYAPNIDPENRQENEKALRAGLHAGNLKFILHGEKLNGEFALVKTYRPGGKGNEWLLIKKNDGYATEDDVKEQDRSVLSGRSMEEIARQSEKEGDVWISGSKEVPFDLSDAVEKPMPHQIQPMMATLLEEPFNNKNWIFEIKWDGYRAVAEINHTDVQLYSRNNNSFNQLFKPVLVELKKLGLQAVFDGEIVVLNDRNIADFGLIQNYKRTGEGNLVYYVFDLLYLNGYDLTSLPLLKRKELLKQVLPHNNIIRYNDHIKEAGIPFFEKAVQQGVEGIIGKKSDSVYILNKRSRDWVKIKTTQRQEAVIAGFTEPRGSRKHLGSLILGAYENGHFVYIGHSGGGFDDAALNDIYDRLVHLENKKAPFKSVPKLPGIIHWVKPEIVCEIKFQEWTSEGLMRIPIFMGLREDKSPEEVVKEIKADKREAEVIINAPKEKPSKGQREAVPRKKALEGKIKKKSKVVTALPDESYESVISEETLDKKKQDALVEVEGKSLKFTNLKKVFWSEEGYVKQDLIEYYDHIAPIILPYLKDRPESLRRNPNGYDKPSFFQKDMPDSIPKWVETVKIYSDSNEKELNYMLCQDKATLLYMANLGCIEINTWSSRIQSPEYPDYTVIDLDPVGVSFDIVVEVAQAVKHVLDRGKIAGFCKTSGSKGIHIYIPLGAQYTYDQGKDFAFLIAMLTNNLVPQLTSLERMPKNRQNKVYLDFLQNRMGQTLAAPYCLRPKPGATVSTPLEWSEVKKGLDPVEFNIKTIFQRIKEKGDIFKEMLTHGNDMDKSLTYLRQNG, encoded by the coding sequence ATGGGACTTCAGGAATACAGAAAGAAAAGAGCATTTGATGAAACACCAGAACCACAAGGCGAAGAAAAGGAGGGGGAAGGAAGACTAAGTTTTGTTGTTCAGAAACATGATGCCTCTCATCTACATTATGATTTCAGACTTGAGATAGATGGTGTGTTAAAGAGTTGGGCTGTTCCAAAGGGGCCATCATTGAATAACAAAGATAAACGGCTTGCTATGATGGTAGAAGACCATCCTATTGAATACGGAAGTTTTGAAGGCATTATTCCAAAAGGAAATTATGGGGGAGGTACGGTAATGCTTTGGGATCGGGGTGTATTTTATGCTCCAAATATCGATCCTGAGAACAGACAGGAAAATGAAAAAGCTCTGAGAGCTGGGCTTCATGCAGGAAACCTGAAGTTTATTCTTCATGGAGAAAAACTCAATGGAGAGTTTGCTCTCGTAAAGACGTACAGGCCTGGAGGAAAAGGGAATGAATGGCTGCTCATCAAAAAGAATGATGGATATGCAACTGAGGATGATGTGAAAGAGCAGGATAGGTCTGTACTTTCGGGTAGATCGATGGAGGAAATTGCCAGGCAGTCTGAAAAGGAAGGAGATGTATGGATTTCCGGTTCTAAAGAAGTTCCTTTTGATTTGAGTGATGCAGTTGAAAAGCCCATGCCCCATCAGATTCAGCCCATGATGGCAACACTACTGGAGGAGCCTTTTAATAATAAAAATTGGATCTTTGAAATTAAGTGGGACGGTTATCGTGCAGTAGCAGAAATCAATCATACGGATGTTCAGTTGTATTCCAGAAATAACAATTCCTTCAACCAGCTGTTTAAACCTGTTCTTGTTGAGCTTAAAAAGCTGGGGTTGCAGGCAGTTTTTGATGGAGAGATCGTAGTCCTCAACGATCGTAATATAGCTGACTTTGGATTAATTCAGAATTACAAAAGAACAGGAGAAGGAAATCTTGTTTATTATGTCTTTGATCTTCTTTACCTCAATGGATATGATCTGACTTCTTTGCCATTATTGAAAAGGAAAGAGTTATTGAAACAGGTTTTGCCTCACAATAATATTATCAGATATAATGATCACATAAAAGAAGCTGGTATTCCATTCTTTGAGAAGGCCGTACAGCAAGGAGTTGAAGGTATTATTGGGAAGAAATCAGATAGTGTTTATATACTGAATAAAAGAAGCCGGGACTGGGTTAAAATTAAAACAACTCAAAGGCAGGAAGCTGTTATTGCCGGGTTTACAGAACCAAGAGGATCACGCAAACACCTTGGTTCATTGATTCTTGGTGCATATGAAAACGGCCACTTTGTTTATATCGGGCATTCAGGAGGAGGCTTTGATGATGCTGCCCTCAATGATATTTATGACAGATTAGTCCACCTGGAAAATAAAAAGGCTCCTTTCAAAAGCGTTCCGAAGCTTCCTGGTATTATTCACTGGGTAAAACCTGAAATCGTATGTGAGATAAAATTCCAGGAATGGACATCAGAAGGATTAATGAGAATTCCAATCTTCATGGGACTTAGAGAAGATAAATCTCCTGAAGAAGTGGTGAAAGAGATTAAAGCTGATAAGAGGGAGGCTGAAGTAATCATTAATGCCCCTAAAGAAAAACCATCCAAAGGGCAGCGTGAAGCAGTTCCCCGGAAAAAAGCACTGGAAGGAAAAATAAAGAAGAAGTCGAAAGTTGTTACAGCACTTCCGGATGAATCATATGAAAGCGTTATCAGTGAAGAGACTCTGGATAAAAAGAAGCAGGATGCTTTGGTGGAAGTAGAAGGAAAGTCATTAAAATTTACAAATCTTAAAAAGGTCTTTTGGTCTGAAGAGGGCTATGTGAAACAAGATCTGATAGAGTATTACGATCACATAGCCCCCATTATACTACCTTATCTGAAAGACAGACCGGAAAGTCTGAGGAGGAATCCCAATGGTTATGATAAACCAAGTTTTTTTCAGAAAGATATGCCTGATTCCATTCCTAAATGGGTAGAAACCGTGAAAATATACTCAGATTCAAATGAGAAGGAACTGAACTATATGTTATGTCAGGACAAAGCGACTTTACTTTATATGGCCAATCTGGGGTGTATTGAAATAAACACCTGGAGCAGCAGGATACAGTCTCCGGAGTACCCTGATTATACTGTGATAGATCTAGATCCTGTAGGGGTCTCATTCGACATTGTGGTGGAGGTGGCGCAGGCAGTGAAGCATGTACTGGATAGAGGAAAGATAGCAGGCTTTTGTAAAACATCCGGTTCAAAAGGAATTCACATTTATATTCCATTAGGTGCTCAGTATACCTATGATCAGGGCAAGGACTTTGCATTTCTCATTGCTATGCTTACTAATAATCTGGTGCCTCAGCTTACAAGCCTTGAACGTATGCCTAAGAACAGGCAGAATAAAGTCTATCTGGATTTCCTTCAAAACAGAATGGGACAAACCCTTGCAGCACCTTATTGCCTGAGGCCTAAGCCTGGAGCTACTGTTAGTACACCACTCGAGTGGAGTGAGGTTAAAAAAGGTTTAGATCCAGTGGAGTTTAATATTAAAACGATATTTCAAAGGATTAAAGAAAAAGGAGATATATTTAAGGAGATGTTAACTCATGGCAATGATATGGATAAAAGTCTGACTTACCTCAGACAGAACGGTTAA
- a CDS encoding YciI family protein: MEQYALIMRHEDGKKVASPEQIQIWMQQTMDWIGSISAKNKFVSGTGLPFDNARVIKASDKGKIVTNGPFGDIKETIGGIIVIKAASVEEAVEFAKGSPVLQGEGNSIEVRKIAKDDGTH, translated from the coding sequence ATGGAACAATACGCACTGATTATGAGACATGAGGACGGCAAAAAAGTTGCTTCTCCGGAACAAATTCAAATATGGATGCAACAAACAATGGACTGGATTGGCAGCATATCCGCTAAGAACAAATTTGTAAGCGGGACTGGCCTTCCATTTGATAATGCCCGCGTGATAAAAGCAAGCGATAAAGGAAAAATCGTTACTAATGGTCCATTCGGTGATATCAAAGAAACTATCGGAGGCATTATTGTAATCAAAGCTGCTTCGGTTGAAGAAGCAGTGGAATTTGCAAAAGGGAGCCCTGTATTGCAGGGAGAAGGAAATAGCATTGAGGTTCGAAAAATTGCTAAAGATGATGGAACACATTAA
- a CDS encoding RNA polymerase sigma factor, translated as MKQNELIPHLFRTEFSKICSVLTRLLGIEHCDTAEDIVSETFLSALETWTYKGIPENPVAWLYTVAKNKARNHFNRTQLFTDKIIPQLSGNLVTTFELDLSEKNITDSQLQMLFSICHPAIPNEAQVALALRILCGFGIEELASAFLTNKETINKRLYRAKEKLKTEKIKIEFPSESEINTRLDAVLTTLYLLFNEGYYSESNDNLIREDLCMEAMRLTMLLIKNEQTDIPPVNALYALMCLHASRFPARINNSGEMILYHEQNESLWNYELISMGAYYLNKASQGDYVSQYHLEAAIAYWHTQKNDTIEKWENILQLYNRLLEITYSPIVALNRAYALSKVKSNAEAIEEAEKLQLTDSHFYFILLAELYKKENKGKAKSYLVKALELSKTKSDKFSITKLMDSLR; from the coding sequence ATGAAACAGAATGAACTGATACCACATCTATTCAGAACGGAGTTTAGCAAAATATGCTCCGTTCTCACCAGACTGCTGGGTATTGAACATTGTGATACTGCTGAGGACATAGTAAGCGAAACTTTCTTATCTGCCCTGGAAACATGGACTTACAAAGGAATTCCGGAAAATCCTGTTGCCTGGCTTTATACAGTTGCGAAAAACAAAGCCAGAAATCATTTCAACAGAACTCAGCTTTTTACTGATAAAATTATTCCACAACTGTCAGGCAATTTGGTAACTACATTTGAATTAGATCTCTCAGAAAAAAACATTACTGATAGTCAATTGCAAATGTTGTTTTCAATCTGCCATCCAGCTATTCCAAATGAAGCCCAGGTTGCACTGGCATTACGCATTCTTTGCGGATTTGGTATTGAAGAATTAGCCTCAGCATTTTTAACCAACAAAGAAACCATCAATAAAAGGCTATACAGAGCGAAAGAAAAATTAAAAACAGAAAAAATAAAAATTGAATTTCCCTCAGAATCTGAAATTAATACAAGACTCGATGCCGTCCTCACAACATTATATCTATTATTCAATGAAGGATATTATTCAGAAAGCAATGATAACCTGATCCGTGAAGATCTTTGTATGGAAGCCATGAGACTTACGATGCTACTGATTAAAAATGAACAAACTGACATTCCACCAGTAAATGCTCTTTATGCTCTTATGTGTTTGCATGCCTCAAGATTTCCAGCAAGGATAAATAACTCAGGAGAAATGATTCTATATCATGAACAGAATGAATCCTTATGGAATTATGAGTTAATATCTATGGGTGCATACTATCTCAACAAAGCATCTCAAGGAGATTATGTCTCACAATATCATCTGGAAGCTGCTATTGCATATTGGCATACTCAAAAGAATGATACGATTGAAAAATGGGAAAATATATTACAACTTTATAATAGATTATTGGAAATAACCTACTCTCCTATTGTTGCACTTAACAGAGCATATGCACTTTCTAAAGTAAAAAGTAATGCAGAAGCGATTGAAGAAGCTGAAAAGCTACAACTAACAGATAGCCACTTTTACTTTATCCTTCTTGCTGAACTTTATAAAAAAGAAAATAAAGGGAAAGCAAAGTCTTATTTAGTAAAGGCTTTAGAGCTTTCGAAAACCAAATCAGATAAATTCTCCATAACAAAACTTATGGATAGTCTTAGATAA